The genomic region caaaatctgtatgtgcaatttccaatgtgataacggttctgtgtgcctcgatcttgtaacacgttttcatatgtttgtctaggttcaatgaatctggtaacatgtttcactcagtgtattatctttactgctcggtagacatgaaataacactcggtagacagctcggtgtatactgggctttgtgactgttatccttctgtaaccaactagactattcataccgacttttCTGTGTGTACtgattgcatgattcggtaatattaaccgactagaatatagaatgactttgtatataaaactaatggaaatttgataagtagtaacacatatACTAAGTAGGTGGTTTTGTTATGTTTATTTTGGCTTCAGTTTCTATGTATCTTTGATTGCATGCACCGTTTATGTTTGTTCAAGTTTCTTTTCCTTGTCATGTCAAGTGCTAAATCTTGAGACTTTGTAGCCAAACAGTTAAGGCATTGGTCTCATTATCTAAGATTTTGGGTTCATCCTACACCCTTTGCAATCATCATCTCTACTTGAATCTAGATGTTTACCTCACTTTTGAACTTgacaattattaattttttttgtcaaattgATAAAATTTATCATGCATTGTCTCTATGTCATGCATGATAAATTAAATCATCCTCAAATGTCCAATCGCTATTAAATAATTAACAACTCGTGTCCATAGTCACAAACAATTAATAGATCGATCCCATCATATCCTTAAGTGTCGCATTTTCTCCACACCAAGTTGCCACATCTTGTCGAACAAGTTATACTAGTGGAGTTGCAAGTATAAATCATATTCAAAAAATTTGACAAGTTTGTGGCTCATGGTTTAAAGTCATTATAAAGTGGTTTCATGAAATAATTTAACAAATTGTTCAATTAACAAAATTATTCAAAATTGATGAATGTATATCTAGTTGATGACTAAGAGTGATTACCTCAAGTCCTCAAGTTTTAGCAAAAAAAATGCATTATTCGTAATATTTGATTTGTCATAACTTTAAATTAAATATCAGTTATAATTTTCCCACAAAATCAAACTCATTATCATTTTGAAGTTAAAATGATCAcattatgaaaagaaaagaaaaaactacACATTTTGTACATAAATGGTTAAAAAGGTTTTAAatggtatttggcatttttttaTTTGAAGAAGCATAAAAAATATTATCCAtatttttatagttcttataaTTATTTGAAATATATTCTTCTTTCAGATGATGAATTAGTGAGAGTGATTCAAAATGTTAATGAAAAATACGCAGTCTAATCCAAAATCTTACATTCTACAATTCATAGATAGTAGAAAACTCACACCATATATGGAAATAGCCTTTGTCAAAGCTTTCATAAAGGTTTGGTTTGAAAAACAGATGCCGAGCCGAATTCCATATATTTTGCCACCATTTTAACTGcttgccaaaataggagctttggaacaccGTATTGAACTCTAGCAAGGCGTAATTTAAGTAGCGGTTTTGTAAGATATCATACTTACATACAATTGTTCTGGTAGAAATttatgtaaaatgtggaagcatagacaaagcaTGAGAATGTTTAACAAAGTGCCTCGAATATATTTCACCTCACAAGCTGTAATGATTGCTAAATATACATTTGAGACATATAAATGTATGTTATCATGCAGGTAGAGTGGGTATTCCAGCCTAGACCTGAGTATATAATAAAACAACTGTAAAAATAATTTCAACCATATAACAGAAGagaagaacaatctacaaacagaTATACTCAATATAATCTTCTTTCAAAGGTATTCTAATCTAGAAGAACAAAAGATGGATACAGATAATAATACTGAGATTAATAATAAAGATCATTAGTACTTGAGTGGAATGTGATATATTCATAATGGATCTCTGGTCTCAGACTGTGGCTTCAAAAGTTCCTCCTTGTTGTTTTCATTGGCAATAAATGCTGCAGTAGTAGCCCCATTGAGTTGTGCCTGCAGAATGGCATTTTCTCCCTGCAATTTGAGAAGCTGTTGATTGGCAATAGATGTAGAAGGAACAGCCCCATTGAGCTGTGCCTGGAGAATGGCCTTTTCTGCCTGCGATTTGGTAAGCTGTTGATGGAGGTTCCAAACAATTCCAGCACACCCATAGACTGGATCTCTTTGCCTGGCTTTGGCTTCATACACCATGCTGTTCACTGCATCTGCTCTCATCTCCATTGGAATTCCTTCAAGCATTTTAATGATATTACTTGCTCCAAATACTCTGTGAGCCTCTATATATCGCTGTGGCTCATTTGGAGGAAAGAAAGGAGCCAGCACGCAGCTTTCTGTACATCTTCTTCTTAGCAGTTTGCATGATGCgcatggagatgatgatgatgatgatgggtgTTCTATTTTTTCCGCCATTTTTAAAAGCTCAAAGGTCTGGTGCAACGAAATGCGTATGCCAAATAACTGTAGGTTAAAAGGAGAAAGCTTGGCGCTTTATACTCCTCCCGTTAATTACAGGAGAAATTGTAATGGAggtctatatttttattttatttatgtaaaaTTAAAGAAGGGCCTTTTAAAAGAGGTTAAAAACGATGGGTCATTAAAGTTAGTTACTTATCAAGGCGGGAGATTAAAAATCTTAGTAATTGTAAAATATTAGagataatattatatatttaaaaaggtTTTGTTAGTAGAAAAATACGGTAGAGACTCAAAAATTTTAACAATATTTGAAAGTCATTTTGAGATAATTAAGAAtatacattttttaaaatttaaaatgttaaaataTTGGTAAATACCTTTCATATCTAGTATATGTGTATATGGTTAAGATTTATGTTCTCCTCACTAaccaaatttaattatttaataaatttttaaatatttgaaatcaATTAAATGTaacttatttattaatttttatattgaaatatatcacttatttattaattattagattagaataaacttaatgaaaataaatataaaatataaaatatacattttttaaCATTACAATTATTTATTTGAACAAATAGTTTGTACTTAAGACATGATGGGGGAAGCGGGAAGCGTTGCTGGAGCTAGGGTTTCGGGGGTAGCCGATGGAGGAGAAGATGCGGCGGAGgaaggagatgatggagatggggaGGTGGTCGATCCTGGTGGGGTTGGGGTCTTGGTGGAGGTCAACCTTTTTGCCAGTGTTGTAGACACTTTGGTGTCTTCTCTGGTCGTTGGGAGGGATATGTCCCGACTCTGCTCCCCGTTGCCCTGTTTGGCTGATGGGAGAATAATTTTCTCGTTGGTGCTTTCTGTCGTGGGCATTGTGGGCGCGACTAAGACTGTGGATGGTGTCGGGGTTCTTTGCCCTTACCTCGATGCTAGTCTTCCTTTCTGTGTTGGCAATGGTGGTCATTGGATCTGCGGGTGCTTGGATCTGGATCTGGGTCAAGCTTTCTTCTGGACCTGGTCGGCCCGTGAGGTGGAGATCCCTTTGCTGGTCCTATTGCTTCACAATAAGGTTTTGGTGGTGGCTACGGTGGCTTTGTCTGTAGTCTGTGCTCTCCTGGTTGTGCCTTGGTGTGAGGGGGATGTTTGGGATTCGGGTGGAAGTTTTGTTTTTCTGGAGTCCTTTCTCCTCGTGGGTTGTGTTTTGGCCTTTGGGAATGATCTGGTGTAGTTGGGGAACTCTGTCTGGGAGGTCCTTGCATCTTTTTGGTGTGATATTTTTGAGTTGTCTCTTGTAGATTGTGAGTGCTTTTATGGATCTATTCTTTTCAAGAGATTCTCTGGTGTTTCATTGGCTATCTTTCTTCCTTTTGTCTCTGTCTATCTTATTGAGGTGGACCACTCTTCTATAGAGGGAAAGAGTTTTGGGTAGAGTTTGGTGGGATGGCTCCTGATGGGGGTATTGGATACCTTTATGTTCAAGTTGGATGTGCTCCTGTGATTGTCTCTTTGCtgatgggtttctttccctcttctcctttagaggTGCAGACATTGGTGAAACTTATTGGCATAGAGTCCTTCTGGTACTGGCCTCTGTTTTTGttcaaggttttgggagccttttcaaaacccttctTTCCAGCTAAGCATCATGTGAATATTTGTTGGCTGTTGGTCTTTGTTTTGGGGTTATCTGCTTCATTTTCCTTGTGCTTGGTCTCTTTTCTTCCAGCTCCTAttgaggtggtttcctttcttattgaggtggagaggtATCGTGCAGGAAGGCGAGTGTTGGTTAGATGTTGGGTGGTGATGAGTGCCCTCTTGCTGGTTATGTGAGCCACTTTAAAAGCCATTGTGAAGGTtcg from Cryptomeria japonica chromosome 3, Sugi_1.0, whole genome shotgun sequence harbors:
- the LOC131035926 gene encoding LOB domain-containing protein 24-like; this encodes MAEKIEHPSSSSSSPCASCKLLRRRCTESCVLAPFFPPNEPQRYIEAHRVFGASNIIKMLEGIPMEMRADAVNSMVYEAKARQRDPVYGCAGIVWNLHQQLTKSQAEKAILQAQLNGAVPSTSIANQQLLKLQGENAILQAQLNGATTAAFIANENNKEELLKPQSETRDPL